The DNA segment ACTTTAGCAACAATCGTACAGCATAACAATAAATTGATAGGGTCATCAAAGGAATCTAAGAACAAAATTTCATGAACACAGATATACCTAGAATACAAAGTCAGGTCGTCAAAGGAAACTAATGATAAACTAtctcagcaaaaaaaaaaaaaaaagtaaagttgtAGTTGTTTAGGAAGatttaaacataaaaaaaaatagtcttaaACTAAAATCATACTACGGCAAtcaaaggaaaatgaggataatAAACTATCTAATATCGTATCATGACACAAGTTAGTCTGGTTgtcagggaaagaaaggaaacataaaAGTATAAATTAATAAGACTATCGAGGAAAAACTCGGATAACctgccttctttatttcattcctttccaGGGCGAGATGAACGATGTTGGGAAACGTCTCATTAGAAAAGTGGGGTAGCTCCTCTATGAGGTTGTCATCGAGGTTCAGTCTCTGAAGGGTGAGGTTATGAGGCAGCAGGTGCTTGATCAGAGTGTCCATCGAGCGAAGCTGTAATGATGTGAAGGTCTTACGAACTTGAAGATGTCGCAGGATTGGTGATGATAGTATATATTATTAggggaacagtagtagtagtagtagtagtagtactagtagtagtagtagtagtagtagtagtagtagtagtagtcgtagtattcgcagtagaagtagtagtaatagtaatagtagtagtagtagtactagtagtagtagtagtagtagtagtagtagtagtagtagtagcagcagcagcagcaccagcaccagcagcagcagcagtagcagccctCAGAAgggttatggacctgatagggtccctcgtattgttctccgaaactgtgcctccgtgatcgcaccttgcctagtcagacttTTCCAActctatctccctttccttcttgctggaagtttgccaacattcagtctgttcctaaaaagagtcaCAGTTcgaatccctcaaactacctttTGATTGTTTAagtttcctgcctctctaatttttttcaatctatcctcaacaggaagaatcttaaacatctatctcttTCCAACCTTATGTCTgactgccagtatgggttccgtcgaaGACGCTTTACGATTGATCTGGCTTTCTTCACTTAGTCTTGAGcgtcctcttttagggattttggtaaaactttcgctgttgccttagaaataacaaaagcttttgatagagtctggcacaaatctttgatttcAAACTATcatcctacagtttctatccttctctctgtaacttcatgtcagctttcctttctgactgttctattgctgctgtggtagacggtcactgttttctCCTATGTTTATTAACAggggtgttcttcagggttctgtcctgtcacttaCTCTCTCCCTATTATTCACCAATAATCTAActaaactttttgtcctatccacccctgtgctgatgataccactctgcacttttccacgtcttttcgtagacgtccaacccttcaggaagtaaacagttcacgcaaggaagccacagaacgcctgacttctgatatctctaaaatttctgattgaggcagaacaaacttagtattattcaatgctgTCAACTCGATATAACCCTTTAGataactatcccatcttcttcaatgacactcagttgtcaccctcttctacacaaaacatcctcggtctgtcctttacttacaatctaaactggaaatttcacatctcatctctaagtaaaacagcttctattaagttaagtgttctgagacgtctccgctagtttttctcaatcctccccccaaccccactgctaactctgtacagggaccttatccgtccatgtatggagtatgcttcacatgtaaggggtttccactcataccgctcttttaaacaaggtagaatcaaaagcttttggtttTATCAGCtcttcttctctaactgactgttatcagactctctcatcgccgcaatgttgcatcctttgctattttctaccgctatttttgttacagctcttctgatcttgttaaatgtatgccttcctcctcccactgcctCGCTATACAagaatcttctttctctcactcttattttgtgcatctctctaatgcaagagttaaccaatattctcaataattcatccatttctctgataaactctggaactccctgcctgcttctgtatttccatcttcctatgacttcatcTGTTTcaggaggaaggtttcaagactcttAGTCTCTGCCATTTGATCATTCTATTTGGCATCGCTCTGGGAACTAACACTTCAgcgggtctttttttttattcaagtctttttgttgcccttggtcagtggctcttacataaaaaaaggtggtgttagtagtagcagcagtagcagtagtaatagtagtagtagaagtaaaagtagtagtagtagtagtagtagtagtagtagtagtagtagtagtagtagaagtagtgatgGTAACTGACAAGTGGTATACTGGTTGTAATAATTGttgtagtaagtagtagtagtagtagtagtaataataaaagtagcaGTGATGGTAATTGACAAGTGGTATACTGGTTggaataattgtagtagtagtagtagtagtagtagtagtagtagtagtagtagtagtagtagtagtagtagttgttgttgttgttgttgttgtagttgttgttgttgttgttgttgttgttgttgttgttgttgtggtactGATGGTAGTCGTGGTAATATTATCACATATATAGCTATAATGATAGGTACTGCAACAATGACAAGTTTTACAGTTGTTCTCCAAATAGTAACACACTTTTATAAGACACCATGCTTAAAATGGCAGTGGAGCAGAAATAAACAGACTCAACTCACTTTGTtctttttgagcgttatatccTTAACTTTATCTGGCAGAGTGGGCAGCATGTCGTCTGTCAGTCCAACATCATCGCAGTCTACGTTCACGGTGTAAGAATCATCCTTGAAGTACCATTTACAGATGCACTTTTCTGCGGGGCAGCTGTTGATATCCTGCAGGGCGAAGGTGAAGACTGGTAAAGGCAGCTACGGTGAAGTCAAATTAAGTTAGGTAAAAGTGAAATCAGTTAATCAAATAACGTAAAATAGAATCAGAAGTTTCATCCGTTACCTTTCTTATCCGAAACATGACCTGCTCACGTCTACTTTCTTgctctcttcatctctcacgTACAATAGTAAGATTTcttaacaaagtaaaaaaaaaataactgaagaaagtataaaaacgaacaaaaaccCGAGTCCTAAAATTGCTTAATTTATCATACGAGGAAAAATTAAGTGATTAGACAAGTGaactcgtattcttaaacactggGCTTATTAGGAttatttttcaaaggctacatagCTGAGTGAgtttctcatgggtgtttttccttCGTACAGTGTACAATTTACATATGTTAAACCGAAACCATGAGAACATTTTTTATAAACCCAGAAACTCTACGAGTATTAACATTACAAGATGCAACACAAAATGGTACTCACAAACTTTATGAAATTCCGAATGCTTTCTGCCATTGAGTATCTTTGAGCTCTTATTTTTGAATTATGAGGATGTGGTTTATCCAACCAAGCATCATTGCAGTTCGCCTCTGTCATGTTCACCTCCACCCCTCGCCGGTGCAGCATAAGGCCGTCCTGCAGGCATAGCCACTTGTCGCCTAAAGGAGAATTAatcgtggtagtagtaatagtagtagcagtagtagtagtagtagtagtagtagtagtagtagtagtagtagtagtagcagcagcagcagcagtagtagtagtagtagtagtagtagtagtagtagtagtagtagtagtagtagtagtagtggtagcagcagttgttgttgctgttgctgatgttgttgctgtttttgttgttgttgcagctacagcggcagtagtagtagtagtagtagtagtagtagtagtagtagtagtagtagttgttgtagtggtggtggtggtggtggtgataataaagtctaacgataataatgataatggtaattataattataatagtaataataataataataataataataataatgataataataataataataataataataataataataataataataataataataataataataataataatgataacaataataataataataataatgataacaataacaataaaacaataatagaCTAGGTAGGCTATCTCAGTAACTCTAACGTAAGGCAATGTAGGTCATCCCAGTCCGGCATTAGCCGTCCTATTGACTACACACATTCCCATAATCTCCCTCTCGTCTCCCCTCTCTGTTACTCCCTCCTCTCAGCCCCACTCCTTCCAGTTGCTAAATGGGAACACAGGTACAAAAGAGAAGCGTTAAACTTTTTGATTGACTTTACCTTTTAGTCTAAGGCTCAGGTGGGGACAGTAAGTGATCAGTTCCTCGTCCAGCAGATAGTTTGTGCCCAAATACAATGACTGGATCTTACAGTCCCCATGGCTGGCTGTAATTCCTTTTACGTCTTGTATGTTATCGAGGATGTCGAGTTTTGTGTCGTTTACTCCGCCCAAGTCGTAGTAACGAACTTTTCCCTTGTACTTGACTGGATAGTTGTAACTTTTCCTACTTGATTTCTTGGGGCGTTTTAAGGCAGTTGATGTCGTTCCTGGAGGATTTTCTATGAGGTCTGGTGGTTTACGACCTTGTCCTATTTGCAATTTATCACTATCTGCGTTCACACTAGAGTTTCCAAAGAGGATGCACGCGCAAGACACTCCCAGCAGAGCATATGTGAGAGTGAGTGGCATGGTGGGAATGCTAGGGACCGCCTGGCATGGGAGAAAAATGTGTACACGACTCATTTCAAGACCGTAGCTTACTTTCCACCATTTGATGTGCCATTACAAgatgaaatacagaagaaaacgTTGCTAATAACGGCCACGGTTAAATGTGTTTCAATGAAAAGAGTAAATTTCATTAAATTGAAAGCAACACAACGTAGCACTAGCAAgcgataaaggaaagaaagcgaAAGAGTTAAGAGCTTCCTTCTCCCACTCGAGATTATATTTATGAATCTGgcgtataaacacacacacacacacacacacaaaaggtacGTCCTTGGGTCACTCAACAATTGTACACACTGTGGTCACCATCGTGTCGCTGGCAGTCTCCTCACTGTCACAGCGATAAGAGTTTCCTGTCTCGTCAGTCACTCGGCGACGTTAACAAAGtcactgtattattattattattattattattattattattattattattattattattattttattattattattattattattattattattattattattatggtctTAATcgctattattaccattatcgtTGTGTTATCATGACTCACGACCACTTAAAAGAAACGGAAATCGCTCACATCTGGAAGTGCAGCACAGAACTCTAATATCTCCTCTAACTCATAGCAATTTCCCGGTGGTGGTGCTCGCCCTTCACTGGCCCCGGTCAGAGGCACAACTAGCCTAACACTTGGCCCGCTAGCTTGAGGACTGATAGGTTTCCCCCTCATCATCATATCAACAACTCGGTGCCGGTTTGAGCGAGAGCTAAAAACAGACTCCTCTTGTAAGTTCTATTGGTGGAGTGTGAGGTGCAGAGCTGCAGGTGACCAAGCTACCACGGGAAGTTTGGTGACAGGAGCAGCTCTCAGCGCCATTGCTTTTGCGGCAGTGATTCAGACGCTATCCGAAACTTCCTTATACACACACGGCCGTTGTAAACAGAAGaggcgtggtggtgatgtgtatTCATGCTGCCCTAAACAttttatccctcctctcctcctcctcctcctcctcctcctccctcactcatcgCATCGCCACAACCACCGCTAGCCGAGATACAGTGTCTGACCGACAGTGAATAAGTataccacattctctctctctctctctctctctctctctctctctctctctctctctctctctctcttattatcacTTAAAATGCCTTCACAAAACAGATATATAGTTCTCCCAGACGTTTCGAAGACGTTACCAGAGGCCAAACTATCGTATAAAATTGTCCATAGGATATATCCATAGGATATATTTACGGCGCTCCCTCCTTCTCTAACTCGACTAAGTCCCGACTGCCAATATACATTAGTATCTTCTCGGGAAGAGATGGACATTAGTTTGTTTCCTCCCTGCATGTCACGAAGCCTCAACATCTATACACAGGCTATTACACTGATGATATTTTAACCCCAGTAATGACTCAGAAATATACACCAATTATCTATTGCTAATGGATCAGAAAGTTCGCGCCGGTGAACAATACAGTAGCAAAAGCCTCCTAGTCTTTAAGAATTTTAAGCTTgccaatagttttttttttttttttttttttttttttgcccctggCCAGGTCCTTTCGTACGCAACATAAAAGTTATGAAGGTACGAGTACATAAATCAAAAATAGATGATCTGCCTCCAGACAGCACTGCTGTTGCCAAATAATTTCGTATGCTTGGTGATAAAGGGCATTGTAGTAACACCTATTACATAAAGGTAACGGGAACACTTGCTTTTTCAGCACCGAGTTTCATGTCTTTGTACAAGGAACGAACAGGTCAGTTATCTTACAACATGAGGTCTTTACGCCACAGCAGTCACGCTGGTGAGCAGATAGCCAAAATAGCTTAGGAAACTGGGTTTCTGTCTCACAGATTCACTGATCACTGATTATCATTGCTTGAATTTGCTGCACTTAAGAAAGTACAGCCCTGTCACTGGATGGTTGTTGTTAATTGTTCACGTGCACAGACAGCAGGTGAGAATCTGGTGGGTACAAGTGCTGCAGCAGTTGTGTGGCTGCGGAACATTAACACGTATAATAATTactcgtaaataaataaatgaacctTGCTAAAGCGGTGTGGGTGTTGGCATGGCTCCTGGCAGGATAAAGTTAAGTATCCTCACAGACATCTGTTGTATTGCtcgcttattttattttacataatcactcttcagcagcagcatcattatcatcaccagcagcaacaggGAAAGAgtttgtaaa comes from the Scylla paramamosain isolate STU-SP2022 chromosome 28, ASM3559412v1, whole genome shotgun sequence genome and includes:
- the LOC135114955 gene encoding uncharacterized protein LOC135114955 isoform X3, with translation MPLTLTYALLGVSCACILFGNSSVNADSDKLQIGQGRKPPDLIENPPGTTSTALKRPKKSSRKSYNYPVKYKGKVRYYDLGGVNDTKLDILDNIQDVKGITASHGDCKIQSLYLGTNYLLDEELITYCPHLSLRLKGDKWLCLQDGLMLHRRGVEVNMTEANCNDAWLDKPHPHNSKIRAQRYSMAESIRNFIKFDINSCPAEKCICKWYFKDDSYTVNVDCDDVGLTDDMLPTLPDKVKDITLKKNKLRSMDTLIKHLLPHNLTLQRLNLDDNLIEELPHFSNETFPNIVHLALERNEIKKIDIEVFKELITRKDLIISLIGNTFPCDCNLYNFKVFLQENYLRHWSSFQTYMDMECENEGQDKKVKKVKMHSLSEELCKTWLDGWQPDNWWWVINFTLGALNVVVIVLIVDLICILKRVGCKRERVPLMGRLMYQFGIAHQKLPTNEDSENGGREENSLNTC
- the LOC135114955 gene encoding uncharacterized protein LOC135114955 isoform X1, which encodes MMMRGKPISPQASGPSVRLVVPLTGASEGRAPPPGNCYELEEILEFCAALPDAVPSIPTMPLTLTYALLGVSCACILFGNSSVNADSDKLQIGQGRKPPDLIENPPGTTSTALKRPKKSSRKSYNYPVKYKGKVRYYDLGGVNDTKLDILDNIQDVKGITASHGDCKIQSLYLGTNYLLDEELITYCPHLSLRLKGDKWLCLQDGLMLHRRGVEVNMTEANCNDAWLDKPHPHNSKIRAQRYSMAESIRNFIKFDINSCPAEKCICKWYFKDDSYTVNVDCDDVGLTDDMLPTLPDKVKDITLKKNKLRSMDTLIKHLLPHNLTLQRLNLDDNLIEELPHFSNETFPNIVHLALERNEIKKIDIEVFKELITRKDLIISLIGNTFPCDCNLYNFKVFLQENYLRHWSSFQTYMDMECENEGQDKKVKKVKMHSLSEELCKTWLDGWQPDNWWWVINFTLGALNVVVIVLIVDLICILKRVGCKRERVPLMGRLMYQFGIAHQKLPTNEDSENGGREENSLNTC
- the LOC135114955 gene encoding uncharacterized protein LOC135114955 isoform X2 produces the protein MVTTAVPSIPTMPLTLTYALLGVSCACILFGNSSVNADSDKLQIGQGRKPPDLIENPPGTTSTALKRPKKSSRKSYNYPVKYKGKVRYYDLGGVNDTKLDILDNIQDVKGITASHGDCKIQSLYLGTNYLLDEELITYCPHLSLRLKGDKWLCLQDGLMLHRRGVEVNMTEANCNDAWLDKPHPHNSKIRAQRYSMAESIRNFIKFDINSCPAEKCICKWYFKDDSYTVNVDCDDVGLTDDMLPTLPDKVKDITLKKNKLRSMDTLIKHLLPHNLTLQRLNLDDNLIEELPHFSNETFPNIVHLALERNEIKKIDIEVFKELITRKDLIISLIGNTFPCDCNLYNFKVFLQENYLRHWSSFQTYMDMECENEGQDKKVKKVKMHSLSEELCKTWLDGWQPDNWWWVINFTLGALNVVVIVLIVDLICILKRVGCKRERVPLMGRLMYQFGIAHQKLPTNEDSENGGREENSLNTC